A stretch of DNA from Paenibacillus albus:
GTTTTTGTCCGTTCGCTCTTCGTTACAGCAGGCGTTACGGTCGTCGGGTCGGTGTTCAGCTTGCTTCTGACTTCGATGATGGCGTATCCGCTATCGCGGAACATTACCGGTCAACGATTCTATCTGTTCCTCGTCCTCTTTACGTTTGTTTTCGGTGCAGGTATCATTCCAACCTATATGGTTGTGAAATCGACGCACTTGATTGACACGTACTGGGCGCTCATTATTCCTGGAGCTATCAATTCGTTTAACTTGATCGTTCTGCGGCAGTTCTTCCTAGGCATACCAAATGATCTTACGGAGGCTGCGGTACTGGACGGCGCCAACGATCTGCAAATTTTCACGCGCATTATCCTTCCGCTGTCCAAGCCTGCGCTAGCCGCTTTCGGTCTGTTCTATGCGGTTACGAGCTGGAACACGTACTTCAATGCGCTCATCTATATTAACGATCCAACCAAATGGACCGTGCAGGTTATTTTGCGGCAAATCGTAATTCTGAGCCAGCGATTGGACTCGCTATCGGACGGTCAACAGGCTGCGATTGCGAGCGCCTCTCCCCCTGGCGAAACCATTGGCATGGCCGCGATCTTGATCGCGACGCTTCCGATTCTAGCGCTATACCCGTTCCTGCAAAAGCATTTCGCGAAGGGAGTGATGCTAGGCTCTGTCAAGGGCTAGCAAGCAGCTTTCGTGTAATCGAAATGCCAAGATAAATAGAGGAGGTCAAACGTGTGCGAAACAAACTTGTCTCATCTTTACTTATTGTTGCGTTATCCAGCTCCCTTCTGGCGGCATGTTCTTCTAAAGGCAATGAAGGCAGCGAATCCCCTTCCACCGCGGACAACGCGAGTAACGCGAAGGATCAGAAGGTCTCCATCGATTGGTTCGACGGAACATGGGAAGATCCGGTTCCGGGACCGAGCAGTGAAGCCGTAACGAAAATCAATGAGAAATTCAACGTCGACTTCAAGCCGCAGTACATCCCATTCGATACTTACGAGGAGAAGCTCGCGGTAAAAATGGCGTCTGGCGATATTCCGGACGTGATCGGGATGGAAGAAGTAGACGCGAATTATATGAAGTGGGCGCAGCAAGGCGCATTCCTGCCGCTGGACGAGTTTCTGAAGCAGTATGAGTCGACCAAAGCGGTACCTGACTATGCATGGGATTCGCTCAAGGTAGACGGAAAAGTATACGGAATTCCGACATACTTCTCGCCTAAAGGCGGCAAAAAACCGGTCATTCGTAAAGACTGGCTGGACAAGCTGCATCTGAAAATGCCTACGAATTACGAAGAGCTGAAGCAGGTCATTATTGCCTTCACGAAGAACGATCCTGATGGCAACGGTAAGAACGATACAATCGGGCTCGGACTTGCCAAAGGCATTTATTACGATCCTTCGTTCGGTGCGTATTATGGCAACGCGACCTGGTACCACAAGAACGGCAGCGGACAATTGATTCCAGGCGCTATTGCGGACGGGAATAAGGAGAAAATCACTTTCTTGGCTGACCTGCAGAAGCAAGGTGTCTTGCAGGCGGATTGGGCGGTTACCGCGTACAAGGATATATTCAAAGCGTTCAACGCAGGTAAAGTCGGTGTTTGGTATGAGCAGCCAGGCGGCAGCGGAAACAACGGCATTCAGTTTGACGTGCTGAAGCAGAACGCTCCGAACGCCGAAGTTGTGCCGATCCCGCCGTTCAAGGCGCCGGACGGTTCGCAAGGCCTTACAATCAACGGCAGCTGGTACCGGATGTATATGATCTCTGCCAAGCTGAAGGATCAGCCGGAGAAAGTGAAACGTATCCTGGAGATGATCGACTACTTCCATAAACCAGTCGGCTTCGATCAGCGCAATCCGCAGAACGAATACTTCGACTGGCTGTATGGCGGCGAAGGCAAAGGCTACAAAATGGAGAACGGAGCTGCACAGCCAATCGCAGAGAACCGTTCGAATGTCGCTCCAAGCGCTTATATTACCGATGGCGGCTGGTTCATGAAGGATGAAGATTTATTCGCATTCCCGAAAATGGCCAAGACGAAGGAAGAGCAGTCGTTCCAACAATCTCTAGCTGACATGCTGCATACGCAGAAGTTCTATGTCAATCCAACGGGCCGGATTATCTCGCCGATGCTGATGGAGAAGAGCGGGGAGCTGCAGGAGTATATTACGACCGAGACGACAAAGATGATCTTCGGCGAAAGACCGCTATCCGACTGGGACAAGATGGTTCAGGAGTATATGGATAAAGGCGGCAAGGACGTCATCGACGAAGTGAACAAGAGCCTGGAGGCCAATAAAATCCAGGGTGAATGGAAATAAGGAATTCCTTAAAGGGCAGCACGGACGACCGTAGGTCCGTGCTGTTTCACTGTATACACATTCTTGGGTAAACGAGGTATAATGATGCCGATATTGACGACAAATAACCAATCTTTCCTGTTAGACGGCGAACCATTTCGCATTTTAGCGGGCGCCATTCACTATTTCCGCGTCGTGCCTGAATACTGGAGGGACCGCCTCTGGAAGCTCAGAGAGGGCGGATTCAATACCGTTGAAACGTATGTCGCTTGGAATATGCATGAGCCGGTCGAAGGTCGGTTTAACTTCGAGGGGATTGCGGACCTTACCCGCTTTATTGAGATTGCCGGCGAGCTCGGCTTGCATGTGATCGTCCGTCCTAGCCCGTATATTTGCGCGGAGTGGGAATTCGGCGGACTGCCTGCATGGCTGCTTGCCGACCCGGGCATGCGTCTGCGCTGCTTGCATCAGCCGTTCCTCGATAAAGTCGATGCGTATTATGATGTGCTGCTGCCGAAGCTCGTTCCGCTTCTCGCAACGAACGGCGGTCCTATTATCGCGATGCAGATCGAGAACGAATATGGCAGCTATGGCAATGATAAAGCGTATTTGGCCTACCTGGAGAAGAGCATGAAGGTTCGCGGCATCGACGTGCTTCTGTTCACATCCGACGGACCTGGCGACTTTTATTTGCAGGGCGGGATGATGGATGGCGTACTCGCTACCGTCAACTTCGGTTCGCGTTCGGAAGAAGCGTTTGCGAAGCTGGGTGAGTATCAGCAGGACAAGCCGATGATGTGCATGGAGTTCTGGAACGGCTGGTTCGATCACTGGGGCGAGCAGCATCATACGCGCGATTCGGACGATGCCGCGGCCGTGCTTGATGAGATGCTGGCTGCAGGCGCATCCGTGAATGCGTACATGTACCACGGAGGCACGAATTTCGGGTTCTATAATGGCGCCAACTATGGCAATGAGCAGCATCAGCCAACGATTACGAGCTACGATTATGATGTGGCAATCAGCGAATCGGGCGACTTGACGGAGAAGTTCTATAAATATCGCGAAGTGATCTCGAAGTACATGCAGCTTAAACCGCTTAACCTGCCGGAACCGATCAAGAAGAAAGCATATGGCAGCGTTACGATGACGGGTTATGCCGCTTTGTTCGATTCGCTGGACAAGCTCTCTGTACCTGTTATCCGCACATGTCCGGAAACGATGGAGCAGCTGGGGCAGGACTACGGCTTCATTCTGTATTCCACTCAAGTTATCGGGCCTCTAGCCGCTACCCGCCTCAATCTTCAAGACGTTCACGACCGTGCGCTCGTCTTCTTGAATGGCGAATATAAAGGCACGATCGAGCGCAATAACAAAGCTCATGACGTACTGCTTGAAATACCGGCAGGTGGCGCAACACTGGACATTTTGGTGGAAAATATGGGGCGGATCAATTATGGTCCGTATTTGAAGGATAGCAAGGGCATTACGGAAGGGGTGCGGCTTGGCCCGCAATTCCTATATCATTGGACGATTCGGTCGCTGCCACTCAATCCATTAAGTGAGCTTGTATATCAATCGGAACCAGCGACGCCAACACAGGAACAGCCGACGTTCTACCGAGGACAGTTCCAAGTGGATGAACTCGCCGATACCTTCCTTGAGCTGCAAGGCTGGACGAAAGGCGTTGTATTCGTAAACGGCTTCAACCTTGGCCGCTACTGGGAGATCGGTCCGCAAGGGACGCTGTATATCCCGGCGCCATTATTGCGCGAAGGCAGTAATGAGCTGATTATTTTTGAGCTGCATGGCTGTGAGAAGCCTGTGGTTATGCTGCTGGACAGCGCAAAGCTCGGATAAATAGATTGCCATCTTATTTATTGAAGGAGATAACGATGAAACAACTTACCGCGATATTGATTGGGGCAGGGGCGCGAGGCGCGAACAGCTATGCACCGTTTGCGCTTGATTACCCGCATGAACTGATATTCGTTGCCGTTGCCGAGCCGGACCAAACCCGGCGCGAGCAGTTCGCCCTGAAGCACGCGATTCCGGCAGAGCAAAGCTACGCATCATGGGAACAGCTGCTTGCAGGCCCGAAGATTGCCGATATCGCTGTTATTTGCACGCAGGATCGGATGCATTATCATCCGACAATGCAGGCTCTGAATAGCAAGTATCATGTCCTTCTGGAGAAGCCGATGTCTCCTGATCCGAGAGAATGCTTGGAGATGGAGCAGGCTGCCCGCGATAACAATTGCTTGCTCTCGATCTGCCATGTCCTGCGCTACACGCCGTTCTGGAATGCGATCAAGCAAGTTTTGCAGGAAGGGCGTATTGGCGATATCGCATCCATCCAGTTGAACGAGAACGTAGGCTATTGGCATATCGCGCATAGCTTTGTCCGAGGAAACTGGAACAACAGCGATACGTCGAGTCCGATGATTCTGTCCAAATCCTGTCACGATATGGATGTCCTGTCGTGGCTGATGGATAAGCCGTGTGAGCGTGTGAGCTCCTACGGATCGCTGATGCACTTTAACAGTACGAACGCGCCTGAGGGTTCGACCGATCGCTGTCTGGACTGCGCAGTCGAAACGACCTGCCCGTATTCCGCGCCACGGTTCTATCTGAGCGAACAGTTCAAAGGATGGGCACGTCACTTCACGCCTGAGTTGACGAAAGAGAATATCGTCCAGGGATTGCGTGATACCGACTACGGACGCTGCGTATACAGAAGTGACAATAACGTCGTCGATCATCAAGTCGTCAACATGGAATTCGCCGGCGGCGCAACCGCGATGTTCAGCATGAGCGGCTTTACCTTCGACCAAGAGCGCAGAATCCAGATCATGGGCACTCGCGGAGAGCTGCGCGGGGAAGATGACAAGATCACCTTGTTTGATTTTCTAACGCATCAAAAAACCGAGATAACGATTCCTACGCAAATGAGCGGCCATGGCGGCGGCGATGCAGGCATTGTCCGCAGCTTCTTAGCCGATGTGCGGAGCTATCACGGACAAGAGACGCTTACCTCAGCCGGCGCTTCCGTTCGCAGCCACCTGATGGCTTTCGCTGCGGAAGAGTCGCGCTTGAACGGCGGCAAGTCGATTGAGCTTTCTCAGTATGCGGAAGATTTGATGGTTAAGTGTTGATCAGTATAATCCTCTGCTAAAGAACGCGTTACCTCATAGTCCACCTTTTGCAACCACATCCCTATAAGGATGTGGTTTTTGCTTTACTTCAAATCTGCTAAACTGGAATTAATTGCTAATCCACGGCGAGGGAGTTACAAAACATGCGAAGAAGCCTTACGCTGCTTACCTGTTGTTTGCTGCTCATGATCGGATTGGCATTAAGCGGATGTTCTTCAAGCAGATTGGGGAATGATATCGTGAGTCCTACCTCCAACATCGATGACATTGAAATTTACAGCAAAGCTTTGAAGAGCAAAATGAGCTTCGATGTTTATACTCCGCCTGGCTATGATCCAAAGTTGAAATATCCGGTGCTATACATGCTTTATGGGTATGGGGGGAATCGCGGCTATGTTTTTGACAATATGGAGCTTGGTCAAGTCACCGACCGCCTTATTGAGAATGATGAAATCTCGCCGCTCATTATCGTCTCGCCCGATTACGGAAACAGCTTTGCGGTAAACAGCGTCCCCGGACAAGGCATTAATCCAGGCAGTGTAGATGAAGGACTCTATGAAGACTATTTACTAGAAGAGGTCATTCCTTACGTAGATAAGAATTACCGTACAATAGCCTCACGGGAAGGCCGTTATGTTGGCGGGTTCTCGATGGGAGGCTACGCAGCTCTTTATCTCGGGTTTAACCACACGGATCTATTCAGCAAGATTGGCGGGCACAGCGCAGCGATTTGGGATTATACGGACAATGATCAATATACGGATCAGCGCGACTGGCTCTACCCTACGGCTGCCTTGAGAGAGCGGCGGGATCCTTTTAAGCTTGCCGTCAGTCGCAACCTAGACGATGTACATATTTACTTAGACGCGGGAGAGAATGATCAACTGGCTGCGGTGGATGAGAAGCTATTTACGTTATTAAAGAGTAAGCATGCACAAGTGGAGTGGCATACCTATCCCGGTTACCATTCTGCATCCTATTGGATGGAGCATTTTGCGGATTATTTGAAGTTTTATTCCGGTGATACTGG
This window harbors:
- a CDS encoding extracellular solute-binding protein, which codes for MRNKLVSSLLIVALSSSLLAACSSKGNEGSESPSTADNASNAKDQKVSIDWFDGTWEDPVPGPSSEAVTKINEKFNVDFKPQYIPFDTYEEKLAVKMASGDIPDVIGMEEVDANYMKWAQQGAFLPLDEFLKQYESTKAVPDYAWDSLKVDGKVYGIPTYFSPKGGKKPVIRKDWLDKLHLKMPTNYEELKQVIIAFTKNDPDGNGKNDTIGLGLAKGIYYDPSFGAYYGNATWYHKNGSGQLIPGAIADGNKEKITFLADLQKQGVLQADWAVTAYKDIFKAFNAGKVGVWYEQPGGSGNNGIQFDVLKQNAPNAEVVPIPPFKAPDGSQGLTINGSWYRMYMISAKLKDQPEKVKRILEMIDYFHKPVGFDQRNPQNEYFDWLYGGEGKGYKMENGAAQPIAENRSNVAPSAYITDGGWFMKDEDLFAFPKMAKTKEEQSFQQSLADMLHTQKFYVNPTGRIISPMLMEKSGELQEYITTETTKMIFGERPLSDWDKMVQEYMDKGGKDVIDEVNKSLEANKIQGEWK
- a CDS encoding glycoside hydrolase family 35 protein, which encodes MPILTTNNQSFLLDGEPFRILAGAIHYFRVVPEYWRDRLWKLREGGFNTVETYVAWNMHEPVEGRFNFEGIADLTRFIEIAGELGLHVIVRPSPYICAEWEFGGLPAWLLADPGMRLRCLHQPFLDKVDAYYDVLLPKLVPLLATNGGPIIAMQIENEYGSYGNDKAYLAYLEKSMKVRGIDVLLFTSDGPGDFYLQGGMMDGVLATVNFGSRSEEAFAKLGEYQQDKPMMCMEFWNGWFDHWGEQHHTRDSDDAAAVLDEMLAAGASVNAYMYHGGTNFGFYNGANYGNEQHQPTITSYDYDVAISESGDLTEKFYKYREVISKYMQLKPLNLPEPIKKKAYGSVTMTGYAALFDSLDKLSVPVIRTCPETMEQLGQDYGFILYSTQVIGPLAATRLNLQDVHDRALVFLNGEYKGTIERNNKAHDVLLEIPAGGATLDILVENMGRINYGPYLKDSKGITEGVRLGPQFLYHWTIRSLPLNPLSELVYQSEPATPTQEQPTFYRGQFQVDELADTFLELQGWTKGVVFVNGFNLGRYWEIGPQGTLYIPAPLLREGSNELIIFELHGCEKPVVMLLDSAKLG
- a CDS encoding alpha/beta hydrolase, translating into MRRSLTLLTCCLLLMIGLALSGCSSSRLGNDIVSPTSNIDDIEIYSKALKSKMSFDVYTPPGYDPKLKYPVLYMLYGYGGNRGYVFDNMELGQVTDRLIENDEISPLIIVSPDYGNSFAVNSVPGQGINPGSVDEGLYEDYLLEEVIPYVDKNYRTIASREGRYVGGFSMGGYAALYLGFNHTDLFSKIGGHSAAIWDYTDNDQYTDQRDWLYPTAALRERRDPFKLAVSRNLDDVHIYLDAGENDQLAAVDEKLFTLLKSKHAQVEWHTYPGYHSASYWMEHFADYLKFYSGDTGSKG
- a CDS encoding carbohydrate ABC transporter permease, with the translated sequence MVKNHSLLEKLGGVLNVVLLAVVGLLMLFPFYYMIATSFTSAAESATKTFVLFPKRWVFDAYSYIFHSKVFVRSLFVTAGVTVVGSVFSLLLTSMMAYPLSRNITGQRFYLFLVLFTFVFGAGIIPTYMVVKSTHLIDTYWALIIPGAINSFNLIVLRQFFLGIPNDLTEAAVLDGANDLQIFTRIILPLSKPALAAFGLFYAVTSWNTYFNALIYINDPTKWTVQVILRQIVILSQRLDSLSDGQQAAIASASPPGETIGMAAILIATLPILALYPFLQKHFAKGVMLGSVKG
- a CDS encoding Gfo/Idh/MocA family protein, with translation MKQLTAILIGAGARGANSYAPFALDYPHELIFVAVAEPDQTRREQFALKHAIPAEQSYASWEQLLAGPKIADIAVICTQDRMHYHPTMQALNSKYHVLLEKPMSPDPRECLEMEQAARDNNCLLSICHVLRYTPFWNAIKQVLQEGRIGDIASIQLNENVGYWHIAHSFVRGNWNNSDTSSPMILSKSCHDMDVLSWLMDKPCERVSSYGSLMHFNSTNAPEGSTDRCLDCAVETTCPYSAPRFYLSEQFKGWARHFTPELTKENIVQGLRDTDYGRCVYRSDNNVVDHQVVNMEFAGGATAMFSMSGFTFDQERRIQIMGTRGELRGEDDKITLFDFLTHQKTEITIPTQMSGHGGGDAGIVRSFLADVRSYHGQETLTSAGASVRSHLMAFAAEESRLNGGKSIELSQYAEDLMVKC